From Achromobacter spanius, a single genomic window includes:
- a CDS encoding FUSC family protein has product MTPQDDPAGPDDQPRRPFAFVKDQLHGTWTELTRVNTSDRPWEMPLAAALSSGLPLMVGAYFGRMDYGLMSSLGGMVFLSLPNASLQIRMMMLLAASFGMVACYALGALTQFWPTATIAALTLIAMVVNMVCRCYRLGPPGSLFFIMATAIAAYTPGTVEDVPLRVGMVALGCLVACLVAFAYSLHMTRVAPPPAPIELPKPTFDFVVYDSVIIGLFVGISLLVAELLQLQRPYWVPVSCLAIIQGASLRAAWSRQMHRILGTAVGLCVAWALLSLPLNVWTLSLVMMALSFGIETLVVRHYASAVVLITPLTIFLAEAPHLGQGYPIDVIEARFVDTVLGAFIGVLGAVLLHNQRIRPVLSRWMRAVLPRRVN; this is encoded by the coding sequence CGACCGACCCTGGGAAATGCCCCTGGCCGCCGCGCTGTCGTCAGGCCTGCCGCTGATGGTGGGCGCGTATTTCGGGCGCATGGACTACGGGCTGATGTCCAGCCTGGGCGGCATGGTGTTCCTGAGCCTGCCCAATGCCTCGCTGCAGATCCGCATGATGATGCTGCTGGCCGCGTCGTTCGGTATGGTCGCCTGCTATGCGCTGGGCGCGCTGACGCAATTCTGGCCAACCGCCACCATCGCGGCGCTGACGCTGATAGCCATGGTGGTGAACATGGTGTGTCGCTGCTATCGCCTGGGGCCGCCGGGCAGCCTGTTCTTCATCATGGCCACGGCGATTGCCGCGTACACGCCCGGCACCGTCGAAGACGTGCCCCTGCGCGTGGGAATGGTGGCGCTGGGCTGCCTGGTCGCATGCCTGGTGGCCTTTGCGTATTCGCTGCACATGACGCGCGTCGCGCCGCCGCCCGCGCCCATCGAGCTGCCCAAGCCGACCTTTGATTTCGTGGTCTACGACTCGGTGATCATCGGCCTGTTCGTGGGCATCTCGTTGCTGGTGGCCGAACTGCTGCAACTGCAGCGGCCGTACTGGGTGCCGGTGAGCTGCCTGGCGATCATCCAGGGCGCCAGCCTGCGCGCGGCATGGAGCCGGCAGATGCACCGCATCCTGGGCACCGCGGTGGGGCTGTGCGTGGCGTGGGCGCTGCTCAGCCTGCCGCTGAACGTCTGGACGCTGAGCCTGGTGATGATGGCGTTGTCCTTCGGCATCGAGACGCTGGTGGTGCGGCATTACGCCAGCGCGGTCGTGCTGATTACGCCGCTGACCATCTTCCTGGCCGAGGCGCCGCATCTGGGGCAGGGCTATCCCATCGACGTCATCGAGGCGCGTTTCGTGGACACGGTGCTGGGCGCCTTCATCGGGGTGCTCGGCGCGGTGCTGCTGCACAACCAGCGTATCCGCCCGGTGCTGTCGCGCTGGATGCGGGCGGTGCTGCCGCGCCGGGTGAATTGA